TTCGAGGCCGGACAGTGGATCACGCCCGTCCCCGCCTCCGCGAGCAGCCCGATCTCGCTCTCGTCGACGTGGACGCCGTGGGCGACGAAGTCCTGGGACTCGAGCATCCCCAGCTCGGCGGCGTACGCGAGAGGGCGAACGCCCTCTGACTCGACGATCGGAGTCACCTCGTCCGCCGTCTCGTTGGCGTGGTAGTGAAGCGGAACGCCGGCTTCGCGGGCTTTCGGCACATACTCGGCGAGGTACTCCCGATCGACGGTCGTCAGCGAGTGGGGCATAAACGCCGTCGAGATCCGCCCGTTCGCGGCACCGTCGTACTCGCGGGCGAACGCGAGGCTCGTCTCCAGATCCTCGTGGGCCCCCGCGTCGTCCTTGGCGACGGTGACGACGCCGTGGCCGAGCCGCCCGCGCAACCCAGCCCGATCGACGGCGTCGACGATCTCGGGCATCTCGAAGTACATGTCCGCGAAGCCGGTCGTCCCACTTTTTATCATCTCGACTAAGCCCAGCTCCGCGCCGACCCGGACGTCCTCGGCCGTAAGTTCGCCCTCGGCCGGCCAGATGTCCTCGCGGAGCCAGCTCTCGAGGGGTTTGTCGTCGGCGTACCCCCGCAGCAGCGTCATCGCGACGTGGCTGTGGCCGTTGACGAACCCGGGCGTCACCAGCGAGCCCGAGGCGTCGAGGACGTCCTCGCCCGCGAGATCGTCGCCGATCTCGAGGATCTCGCCGTCGTCCCGATCGATCAGTACGTCCGCACGCGGTATCGTCCCGTCGGGCAACAGCACCCGTCCGCCGGTGATCGAAAGCGTCGCCATCGGTTCGAGTTTCTCGTCGGCCCGCCTTAGGGTGTCGATTCGGCGATCGGAAACCGCGGCCGCGACCGTTCGGACACGTGAACTGTCGACCGTTTCGGAGCGACAACGCCGACACCGACCGGTTATCGCGTCGATAGCAGCGATCCGCGTCACACCAAACTGGTCGCGTAGACTGCCGAACCCGGATGAGGGAAGCAACGTCGATCGTTC
This genomic window from Natronococcus occultus SP4 contains:
- a CDS encoding amidohydrolase, encoding MATLSITGGRVLLPDGTIPRADVLIDRDDGEILEIGDDLAGEDVLDASGSLVTPGFVNGHSHVAMTLLRGYADDKPLESWLREDIWPAEGELTAEDVRVGAELGLVEMIKSGTTGFADMYFEMPEIVDAVDRAGLRGRLGHGVVTVAKDDAGAHEDLETSLAFAREYDGAANGRISTAFMPHSLTTVDREYLAEYVPKAREAGVPLHYHANETADEVTPIVESEGVRPLAYAAELGMLESQDFVAHGVHVDESEIGLLAEAGTGVIHCPASNMKLASGMAPVQRMLDAGVTVGLGTDGAASNNDLSMLDEARDAAMIGKLAAEDASAIPAERIAEMLTHRTADAIGLESGRLEEGAPADLAVIDLEEPHLTPVHDLVSHLAYAAAASDVRHTICDGQVLMRDREVLTLEEDAVLERASEAAESLVARAEE